A genomic segment from Ptychodera flava strain L36383 chromosome 19, AS_Pfla_20210202, whole genome shotgun sequence encodes:
- the LOC139118840 gene encoding uncharacterized protein — translation MASPLPRVMIWYQCRSRSTALELSLASVPTFKIFHDHFFMAGVNTESIEELNFFGQIPGNYSYDGVKDSYEKTYPGKEAVIAKDTAVALKDKYQYIPDGFKHVFLIRDPRETIRSTWEVVKSLEERGFASFDTRDLVSKLASLQPTWNLYNHLVKEKKDKPIIIDSQDLVRNPRDILNKLCGMTGLTFRESMLKWKPGNIDHWPDLVKIVNIYESSIYGAAVESEKFDEALSKPHYAEIDSPLQLIIETDSTIFRKMIEDKLQ, via the coding sequence ATGGCTTCCCCACTGCCAAGAGTGATGATATGGTACCAATGCCGGAGCCGATCGACTGCATTAGAGTTGTCGTTGGCGTCTGTGCCGACTTTCAAGATTTTCCACGACCATTTCTTCATGGCAGGGGTGAATACTGAGTCAATCGAAGAACTTAACTTTTTCGGTCAAATACCTGGAAATTATAGCTACGATGGAGTGAAGGACTCTTACGAAAAAACTTATCCTGGGAAAGAAGCGGTCATTGCGAAGGATACTGCAGTGGCTTTAAAGGACAAATACCAATACATACCAGATGGTTTTAAGCATGTCTTTCTCATTAGAGATCCAAGAGAGACCATACGATCGACGTGGGAAGTCGTGAAATCATTAGAAGAGAGAGGTTTTGCAAGTTTTGATACTCGCGATCTTGTTTCCAAATTGGCAAGCCTCCAACCGACATGGAACCTCTACAATCACCTTGTGAAGGAGAAGAAGGACAAGCCGATCATCATTGATTCACAGGATCTGGTCAGAAATCCACGAGACATACTGAATAAGCTGTGTGGAATGACAGGGCTGACATTTCGTGAGAGCATGCTAAAATGGAAGCCTGGAAACATCGACCACTGGCCAGACCTCGTTAAGATTGTCAACATCTACGAGTCCAGCATCTATGGAGCAGCAGTAGAGAGTGAGAAATTTGACGAAGCACTCTCAAAACCACACTACGCTGAGATCGACAGTCCGTTGCAGCTTATTATCGAAACAGACAGTACAATATTTCGTAAGATGATTGAAGACAAGTTGCAATAA